Part of the Martelella mediterranea DSM 17316 genome, AACTGGGTGCTCTCCGCCGCCTCTCCGATGATGGCGCATGCCCAGTTCGTGCCGAACCACACCCAGTTCGGCAGCTATAACAAGGTGCTGTTCAGCGGCCTGCAGGCCGTCGAAACCGGTCGGATGACGGCCGAGGAAGCGGTCGAGTTCATCGCCGACGAACTCGATCTGCAGTTCGGCGATGACGTCGAAATCCGCGAGACTGCCGTCAACTGAGCCCGATCACAATCCGTGCCGCCCGGCTTTTGCGTCGGGCGGCATCACCTGTTCCAAGGGTGCCCTGCAATGTCGAATTTCCAGATCAGGCCGCGTCGGCCGGCGCGGCCGCTTTATTATCTCGCGCCGGCGATTGCGCTTCTCGCCGTGTTTTTCCTGGCGCCGATCGTCGTCAACATCGTGATCGCCTTCACCGATATGGGCGCCAATCTTCGGGTCGGTGAGTTCACGTTTCGCAATTTCGAGCGGATCGTGCAGCGCGACGCCCGCATCCCCATGGTGCTGCTGACGACGCTGATCTATGTCACGGCCACGCTGTTCATCTTCAATATCGGCCTCGGCGCGCTTCTGGCGATCACCTCGACGGCAATCCCGGACAGGCTTGGCAATTTCTTTCGCGGGTTGTGGCTGCTGCCGCGCATGTCGCCGGCGGTGCTCTATGCGATCCTGTGGATCTGGATCGCCGACCCGACGTCATCGGGCCTGCTCAATCAGGTCACTGGCGCATTCGGGCTGCCGCCGCTCAATCTGCGCAATGATTTTCCGCTGTTGCTGGTCATTCTGGCAAATGGCGTTGTCGGCGCCTCCTTCGCGATGGTGATCCTCACCTCGTCGGTCCGCTCCATCCCCGCGCATCTGGCCAATGCCGCGCGCGTTGACGGCGCCAGCGAATGGGGCGTGCTGCGCCATGTCGTGGCGCCGGCGCTCTCGCAGCCGATCCGCTTCATCACGATCTATCAAGCGCTGTCGCTGCTGACGACCTATGAATATATCCTGCTGATCACCGGCGGCGGCCCGGTCTACGATTCCACGCCCTACGC contains:
- a CDS encoding carbohydrate ABC transporter permease, which encodes MSNFQIRPRRPARPLYYLAPAIALLAVFFLAPIVVNIVIAFTDMGANLRVGEFTFRNFERIVQRDARIPMVLLTTLIYVTATLFIFNIGLGALLAITSTAIPDRLGNFFRGLWLLPRMSPAVLYAILWIWIADPTSSGLLNQVTGAFGLPPLNLRNDFPLLLVILANGVVGASFAMVILTSSVRSIPAHLANAARVDGASEWGVLRHVVAPALSQPIRFITIYQALSLLTTYEYILLITGGGPVYDSTPYALYIYRRAFDNGAYAYGAALALGLMVIGIAFTLVQWRVTNMRDTFAAPKIEVL